A DNA window from Microcystis aeruginosa NIES-843 contains the following coding sequences:
- the prfC gene encoding peptide chain release factor 3: MTTEIEKELETSEAVLEKRRNFAIISHPDAGKTTLTEKLLLYGGAIHQAGAVKARRDQRKATSDWMEMEKQRGISITSTVLQFDYRDFQINLLDTPGHQDFSEDTYRTLAAADNAVMLIDAAKGLEPQTRKLFEVCKLRQLPIFTFVNKMDRPGREPLDLLDEIERELGLQTYPVNWPIGIGDRFRGVFDRATQTIHLFERRSHGSQEAQETVIELGDPKIEDYLEKDLYYQLKEDIELLSELGAELDLPAVHAGEMTPIFFGSAMTNFGVKLFLESFLDYGLAPRGRNSSLGVLDPTYPDFTGFVFKLQANMDPKHRDRVAFVRVCTGKFEKDMVVNHARTGKTIRLSRPQKLFAQDRAVIEEAYPGDVIGLNNPGVFAIGDTIYMGKKLEYEGIPCFSPELFAYLRNPNPSKFKQFQKGVSELQEEGAVQILSSIDEFKRDPILAAVGQLQFEVVQFRLLSEYGVETTLEPLAYSLARWVAGGWAALEKAGKLFNTLTVKDYWGRPVLLFKNEWNLQQVKEDHPSLQLNSIAPVGSGVQPQS, translated from the coding sequence ATGACGACCGAAATTGAAAAAGAACTAGAAACCAGCGAAGCTGTCTTGGAAAAACGGCGAAATTTTGCCATTATCTCCCACCCTGACGCGGGAAAGACCACCCTGACCGAAAAACTGTTACTATACGGGGGTGCAATCCATCAAGCGGGTGCAGTCAAAGCAAGACGCGACCAACGCAAAGCCACCTCCGACTGGATGGAAATGGAAAAACAACGGGGAATTTCGATTACTTCCACGGTTTTACAGTTCGATTATCGTGATTTTCAGATTAATCTCCTCGATACTCCCGGCCACCAAGATTTTAGCGAAGATACCTATCGTACCCTGGCCGCTGCCGATAATGCGGTGATGTTAATCGACGCGGCCAAAGGTTTGGAACCCCAAACGAGAAAACTCTTTGAAGTGTGCAAACTGCGGCAGTTACCCATCTTTACCTTTGTTAACAAAATGGATCGCCCCGGCCGCGAACCTCTGGATTTATTGGACGAAATCGAGCGAGAATTAGGATTACAGACCTATCCCGTCAATTGGCCGATCGGAATTGGCGATCGCTTTCGGGGAGTTTTTGATCGAGCCACCCAGACCATACACCTGTTTGAACGTCGCTCCCACGGCTCTCAGGAGGCGCAGGAAACCGTGATCGAGCTTGGCGACCCCAAAATTGAGGATTATCTCGAAAAAGACCTGTATTACCAGTTAAAAGAGGATATAGAACTACTCTCGGAATTGGGTGCAGAATTGGATTTGCCAGCAGTTCACGCAGGAGAAATGACCCCGATCTTTTTTGGTAGCGCCATGACCAATTTTGGGGTGAAATTATTCCTAGAATCCTTCCTCGACTATGGATTGGCACCCAGAGGACGCAATTCCTCCCTCGGTGTCCTTGATCCCACCTATCCCGATTTCACCGGTTTTGTCTTCAAACTGCAAGCAAACATGGATCCCAAACATCGGGACCGGGTAGCCTTTGTGCGGGTATGTACGGGGAAATTCGAGAAGGATATGGTAGTAAACCACGCTAGAACCGGTAAAACTATCCGTTTATCCCGTCCTCAGAAACTTTTTGCTCAAGATCGCGCAGTTATTGAAGAAGCTTATCCCGGAGATGTGATCGGATTGAATAACCCCGGGGTCTTTGCGATCGGTGATACCATTTATATGGGTAAAAAGCTCGAATACGAAGGTATTCCCTGTTTTTCTCCGGAATTATTCGCCTATCTCAGAAATCCTAACCCTTCCAAGTTCAAACAGTTTCAAAAAGGAGTCTCGGAATTACAGGAAGAAGGGGCCGTACAGATATTATCCTCGATCGATGAATTTAAACGCGACCCGATTTTAGCCGCCGTCGGTCAATTACAGTTTGAAGTGGTGCAATTCCGTCTTTTAAGCGAGTACGGAGTCGAAACTACCCTCGAACCCCTAGCCTATAGTTTAGCCCGTTGGGTCGCCGGGGGTTGGGCCGCTTTAGAAAAAGCAGGTAAACTCTTTAATACTCTAACTGTCAAAGATTACTGGGGTCGTCCCGTCTTATTATTCAAAAATGAGTGGAATTTACAGCAAGTCAAAGAAGATCATCCCTCTTTGCAATTAAACTCGATCGCACCGGTAGGATCGGGAGTGCAACCCCAATCCTAA
- a CDS encoding lysophospholipid acyltransferase family protein yields MSQSTIVDESLTIRKSPAVNSRINPCLIRFCYFLGNYLVLPAFFGKITVTGQENIPLTGGVILAPTHRSRWDALILPYAVGRLVSRRDLRFMVSANEMKGVQGWFIRRLGGFPVNTDHPGMGSLVHSVELLAAGEMVAIFPEGGICRDRVVHPLKPGVARIALEVKTMKPDADIKILPVSISYNQPYPGWGSEATVNIGQGINVLDYQQNSLKRETVRLTKTLSDRLKLLHEDQSP; encoded by the coding sequence ATGTCTCAAAGCACTATCGTTGACGAGTCCCTCACCATTAGAAAAAGTCCTGCTGTCAATTCCCGAATTAATCCCTGTTTAATTCGCTTTTGTTATTTTCTGGGAAATTATCTGGTTTTACCGGCTTTTTTCGGCAAAATAACGGTGACAGGCCAAGAAAATATTCCCCTAACGGGGGGGGTCATCCTTGCACCTACCCATCGGTCCCGTTGGGATGCGCTGATTTTACCCTACGCGGTGGGACGCTTAGTTAGTAGACGCGATTTGCGCTTTATGGTTTCCGCTAACGAGATGAAAGGGGTGCAAGGTTGGTTTATCCGACGTTTGGGGGGTTTTCCCGTCAACACCGATCACCCCGGTATGGGTAGTCTGGTCCATAGCGTCGAACTTTTGGCCGCGGGGGAAATGGTGGCGATTTTTCCGGAAGGGGGTATCTGTCGCGATCGAGTGGTTCATCCTCTTAAACCGGGGGTAGCGCGGATCGCGTTGGAAGTTAAGACCATGAAACCCGATGCAGATATCAAGATTTTGCCGGTAAGCATTAGTTATAATCAGCCTTACCCCGGATGGGGAAGCGAAGCGACAGTAAACATCGGTCAAGGGATTAATGTGCTTGATTATCAACAAAATTCGCTAAAACGGGAAACTGTCCGCTTAACCAAAACCTTGAGCGATCGCTTAAAACTTCTCCACGAGGATCAATCCCCTTAA
- the sppA gene encoding signal peptide peptidase SppA: MGQFFKQTFASCLGTLLGLLVFSSLGVGGLAFLLLSFLISSDSSSVKEKSVLVFNLATNISDAPPSSSLADSLTSESRTTLNLRQVIAAIEKAALDDSIVGLLLYGRGTVGEYGYATLTEVRQALAKFRQSGKKIIAYDVEWTEKEYYLASVAEKVIINPVGRMEINGLSSQQTFFADALEKYGVGVQVVKVGSFKGAVEPYTRQDLSVQNRQQLQTLLDTIWSNYSATVAKSRNLTPQQVQTISDTQGILEATTAKKAGFVDEVAYLDRVIALAKDLTGEAKNKTNQEETSGSFSQISLANYASSLDDEGGDSSDQIAIVYAEGTIVEGQGDRGEIGGDKLAKELRKLQGKEEVKAVVLRINSPGGSATASEVILREIKRLDAKKPVIISLGDVAASGGYWIAMGGQRIFADNDTITGSIGVFGLLLNIQKIANNNGIDWDTVKTGQLADISTITRPKNPQELEIYQAAVNRFYDLFIETVAKGRKLSPDKVRTVAQGRVWTGKDAVKIGLVDQIGGLEAAVQYAAKTAKLGDDWSLKEYPRSQSWQEELLSNLLQTYLPPLTKNNHPLTQEWQNFQQELLKLPTFNDPHSVYAKLLFNLDFR; the protein is encoded by the coding sequence ATGGGTCAGTTTTTTAAACAAACTTTCGCTAGTTGCTTGGGAACTTTATTGGGATTATTGGTATTTTCGTCCCTAGGTGTGGGGGGATTAGCATTTCTACTGCTTTCTTTCCTGATTTCTAGCGATAGCTCCTCAGTTAAGGAAAAATCAGTCTTAGTCTTTAACTTAGCCACCAATATCAGCGATGCTCCCCCTAGTTCAAGTTTAGCCGATAGTTTGACCAGTGAGAGTCGGACCACTTTAAATTTACGACAGGTGATAGCGGCGATCGAAAAGGCCGCCCTTGATGATAGTATTGTCGGTCTGTTACTCTACGGTCGCGGCACTGTCGGTGAATATGGCTATGCTACCCTGACGGAAGTGCGGCAAGCTTTGGCAAAATTTCGCCAATCGGGTAAAAAAATTATCGCCTACGATGTGGAATGGACGGAAAAGGAATATTATCTCGCTTCCGTTGCTGAAAAGGTGATTATTAATCCCGTGGGGAGAATGGAAATTAATGGTTTAAGTAGTCAACAAACCTTTTTTGCCGATGCACTAGAAAAGTATGGTGTGGGGGTACAAGTGGTAAAAGTGGGTTCTTTTAAAGGTGCGGTGGAACCCTATACGCGTCAGGATTTAAGTGTCCAGAATCGTCAGCAGCTGCAAACCCTACTCGATACAATTTGGTCTAATTATAGTGCCACAGTGGCCAAAAGTCGCAATTTAACCCCCCAACAGGTGCAAACTATTTCTGATACTCAAGGTATTCTGGAAGCAACCACGGCGAAAAAGGCGGGTTTTGTCGATGAAGTGGCCTATTTAGATCGAGTAATTGCTTTAGCAAAGGATTTGACAGGAGAAGCAAAAAATAAAACTAATCAGGAGGAAACCTCTGGCTCCTTTTCGCAAATTTCTTTAGCTAATTATGCTAGTTCTCTCGATGATGAGGGGGGAGATAGTAGCGATCAAATAGCGATAGTTTATGCAGAAGGGACAATCGTAGAAGGTCAGGGAGATAGAGGCGAAATCGGTGGGGATAAATTGGCGAAGGAATTGCGAAAATTACAAGGGAAGGAGGAGGTAAAAGCGGTAGTTTTGAGAATTAATAGTCCGGGGGGAAGTGCCACCGCTTCCGAGGTGATTCTGCGGGAAATTAAGCGTTTAGATGCGAAAAAACCGGTAATTATTTCTCTGGGTGATGTGGCTGCTTCTGGGGGTTATTGGATTGCGATGGGGGGTCAAAGAATTTTTGCCGATAATGATACAATTACTGGTTCGATCGGTGTGTTTGGATTATTGTTAAATATCCAGAAGATTGCTAATAATAATGGCATCGATTGGGATACTGTGAAAACTGGACAATTAGCCGATATATCTACTATTACCAGACCGAAAAATCCCCAAGAATTAGAAATTTATCAAGCGGCAGTTAATCGGTTCTATGATTTATTTATCGAGACGGTGGCCAAGGGGCGAAAATTATCCCCAGACAAGGTTAGAACTGTGGCCCAAGGTCGCGTCTGGACGGGAAAAGATGCGGTTAAAATTGGTTTAGTTGATCAAATCGGTGGCCTAGAAGCGGCAGTACAATACGCGGCCAAAACAGCTAAATTAGGAGATGATTGGAGTCTTAAAGAATATCCTCGATCGCAAAGTTGGCAAGAAGAACTTCTCTCTAATTTATTGCAAACCTATCTTCCTCCTCTCACTAAAAATAATCACCCTTTGACGCAGGAATGGCAAAATTTTCAGCAGGAATTATTGAAGTTACCTACATTTAATGATCCCCATAGTGTTTATGCTAAGTTACTTTTTAATCTCGATTTTCGCTGA
- a CDS encoding DNA cytosine methyltransferase has product MVKRNYLPLKTTVKVSTQTQLPLHLVITHPQYRFIDLFAGIGGFRIALEKLGGRCLGYSEIDKQAIQVYQQNFISYLNSNEIAFGDVSKISNLPDNLDFIVGGVPCQPWSVAGCLRGFEDPRGKLWFDVIKLVQKSQPKSFIFENVSGLASPRNRENLELIIDELTGCGYQVYWQLLNAYDFGLPQNRERVFIVGIRKDIDNYERFKFPLPLGIHPKVLDILEDIKNIQPVKKVKLSADTLFNGFVPPSRTRFQKEDELNDFFIFSDLRNGHTTIHSWDIIKTTERQKSICLALLKLRRSKKYGEKDGHPVAFSTFLEIIPDLKIEELNQLVSLGICWQTQEGKYEFINSKNMTGINGIYRIILPTADIIPTLTATGAKDYIATISITATHPQEYKQLFLKKIYKPKKFREITPQDARKLQGFPDNFIYHPQSAIAKKQFGNSVPITVVQAVARNLLEIIRPDY; this is encoded by the coding sequence ATGGTGAAAAGGAATTATTTACCCTTGAAAACCACAGTTAAAGTCAGCACACAAACCCAATTACCCCTACATCTAGTTATCACCCATCCCCAGTATCGTTTTATCGATTTATTCGCGGGAATCGGTGGTTTTAGAATCGCTTTGGAGAAATTGGGAGGACGTTGTTTAGGCTATTCAGAAATCGATAAACAGGCCATCCAAGTTTATCAACAAAATTTTATTAGCTATCTCAACAGCAATGAAATTGCTTTCGGAGATGTGAGTAAAATTAGCAATTTACCCGATAATCTCGATTTTATTGTCGGCGGCGTTCCCTGTCAACCTTGGTCGGTGGCGGGATGTTTACGGGGATTTGAGGATCCCCGGGGAAAACTCTGGTTTGATGTGATTAAATTAGTCCAGAAAAGTCAACCGAAAAGCTTTATTTTCGAGAATGTCAGTGGTTTAGCTAGTCCTCGCAATCGGGAGAATTTAGAGTTAATTATCGATGAATTAACCGGCTGTGGTTATCAAGTTTACTGGCAGTTATTAAATGCCTACGATTTTGGTTTACCCCAGAATCGCGAGAGAGTTTTTATCGTAGGAATTAGAAAAGATATAGACAACTATGAGCGGTTTAAATTTCCTTTACCTTTGGGTATCCATCCGAAGGTTTTGGATATTTTAGAAGACATCAAGAATATTCAACCGGTTAAGAAAGTCAAGTTATCTGCGGATACTTTATTTAATGGTTTTGTTCCTCCATCAAGAACTCGTTTTCAAAAAGAAGATGAATTAAATGACTTTTTTATTTTTTCTGATTTAAGAAATGGCCACACAACTATTCATTCTTGGGATATTATCAAAACTACGGAACGACAAAAAAGTATCTGTTTAGCTTTGCTGAAATTAAGACGCAGTAAAAAGTATGGCGAAAAAGATGGTCATCCCGTGGCTTTTTCTACTTTTTTGGAAATTATACCCGACCTAAAAATCGAGGAACTAAATCAGTTAGTTTCTCTGGGGATTTGTTGGCAAACGCAGGAGGGTAAGTATGAATTTATTAACTCGAAAAATATGACGGGAATTAACGGCATTTATCGGATCATTTTACCGACGGCCGATATTATTCCTACCCTAACCGCTACGGGTGCTAAAGATTATATTGCTACTATTTCAATTACCGCTACTCATCCCCAAGAATACAAACAATTGTTTTTAAAGAAAATCTATAAACCCAAAAAGTTTCGAGAAATTACTCCCCAAGATGCGCGTAAATTACAAGGATTCCCCGATAATTTTATCTATCATCCACAGTCAGCTATCGCTAAAAAACAATTCGGAAATTCTGTTCCTATAACTGTAGTGCAAGCAGTAGCAAGAAATTTACTAGAAATAATTCGTCCCGATTATTAG
- the yhdJ gene encoding adenine-specific DNA-methyltransferase — protein sequence MFKRYEADEQVIFHGDSLPILSSEIASNSVDLIFLDPPYNIGKHFADFYDKWESENDYINWANQILDQCLRILKPQGTLYVMASTQAMPYFDLYLRQKMTILSRIIWHYDSSGVQATKYFGSMYEPILHCVKDKNNYTFNSKDIKIEAKTGAKRKLIDYRKAIPSQYNTEKVPGNVWYFPRVRYRMDEYENHPSQKPESLLERIILASTDKSGIVLDPFAGTFTAAAVAKRLGRISISIESQEEYLKIGLRRILGWQEYKEEKLLPPQKSYSRKSENKQESNFVQESLFDVDSQA from the coding sequence ATGTTTAAACGATACGAAGCTGATGAGCAAGTTATATTTCATGGTGATTCTTTGCCGATTTTATCCAGTGAGATTGCCTCTAATTCTGTAGATCTAATTTTTCTCGATCCTCCCTATAATATAGGTAAGCACTTTGCCGATTTTTACGACAAATGGGAATCGGAAAATGATTATATAAATTGGGCAAATCAAATTCTTGATCAGTGTCTTCGCATCTTGAAACCCCAGGGAACATTATATGTTATGGCCAGCACTCAAGCAATGCCTTACTTTGATCTTTACTTAAGACAAAAAATGACGATTCTTAGTCGCATTATCTGGCATTATGATAGTTCAGGAGTACAAGCAACAAAATACTTTGGTTCGATGTATGAACCAATACTTCACTGTGTGAAAGATAAAAATAATTACACTTTTAATTCAAAGGATATTAAGATAGAAGCAAAAACCGGAGCAAAACGAAAACTAATTGATTATAGAAAAGCGATTCCGAGTCAATACAATACAGAGAAAGTACCGGGCAATGTCTGGTATTTCCCTAGGGTAAGATATCGCATGGATGAATACGAAAATCATCCCTCACAAAAACCTGAATCATTGCTAGAAAGAATTATTTTGGCCAGCACTGACAAGAGTGGAATTGTGCTTGATCCCTTTGCAGGAACTTTTACAGCTGCAGCTGTAGCTAAACGTTTGGGAAGAATTTCTATTAGTATAGAATCGCAAGAGGAGTATTTAAAAATTGGTCTTCGACGGATTCTCGGATGGCAAGAATACAAGGAAGAAAAGTTACTACCACCTCAAAAAAGCTATAGTAGAAAAAGCGAAAATAAACAAGAATCTAACTTTGTACAGGAGAGTCTTTTCGATGTCGATAGTCAAGCATGA
- a CDS encoding ComEC/Rec2 family competence protein, translating into MNRPNSVILGLAYILGLLSTGLVDFSPQLNRWQEVVIRIVILSLITLLTTIFIRRFWWQSPPRKIWLMGGLIAIFAVVYLEIRTPYPAGNDISHLLKNNVVNSIEITGSIISEIRLNRRENLQFWLEVKEFSLKNLPTEKSTGKLYVTLPNIAENQVYPGQEITIKGLLYRPRPANNPNAFDFANYLARQGAFAGLKGEIIIDKKSPTWGIWQIRQRIVEAQIQGIGQEKGTLLSSITLGRQAVNLPAKITDLFIKTGLAHILAASGFHVAILLGFVLTITRNLSPKKQFIIALTILIIYGTLTGLQPSVLRAILMGIGALIGLLYNRQVNSLGSLLLAATILLLWQPLWIWDLGFQLSFLATLGLIITVPLLKNKIDYFPNLIAEPIAISLAATLWTMPLLMFTFNSIALYNIPINIITTPLVTLISLGGVFTAFLGLIYPPLGSISASILYYPLELLLQITTFFSLLPFSTYSTGKLSLGVMLIIYICLTLICFNIWFRQRWHLIGLFILTLILIPIIYQHLTLTQVTVLATKSQPVIIIQNRGNTLLINGEEPATARYTVLPFLRQEGINQIQRAITVNNSAQFSTISQSIPIKKTITLSQLEKFNLGEITGQLIEKNLFKFQVKNQSWLWIINPKIPVNLSQEFSPLVLLWQGSNLDKQWLESIRPQTAIAVTTNLSRNARNQLRKARIKTYWTGRDGAIQWTAKNGFQPFLINE; encoded by the coding sequence ATGAATCGCCCTAATAGCGTTATTCTCGGTTTAGCCTATATTTTGGGATTGTTATCTACAGGTCTGGTAGATTTTAGTCCCCAGTTAAACCGATGGCAAGAAGTGGTAATTAGAATTGTTATTCTTAGTCTAATTACCCTACTAACCACGATTTTTATCCGTCGTTTTTGGTGGCAAAGTCCCCCTAGAAAAATTTGGCTGATGGGGGGATTAATAGCTATATTTGCCGTTGTTTATCTAGAAATTCGTACTCCTTACCCCGCTGGGAATGATATCAGTCATCTTTTAAAAAATAATGTGGTTAACTCTATTGAAATCACGGGCAGTATTATATCAGAAATTCGTCTCAATCGCCGAGAAAATTTACAATTTTGGTTAGAAGTAAAAGAATTTAGCCTCAAGAATTTACCGACAGAAAAATCCACGGGTAAACTCTACGTTACTCTACCAAATATAGCAGAAAATCAGGTTTATCCCGGACAAGAAATAACAATTAAAGGATTACTTTATCGTCCCCGTCCTGCGAATAATCCCAATGCTTTTGACTTTGCTAATTATCTAGCGCGTCAGGGTGCTTTTGCAGGTTTAAAAGGGGAAATAATTATCGATAAAAAATCACCTACTTGGGGAATTTGGCAGATTCGTCAGCGCATTGTTGAGGCACAAATTCAGGGAATAGGCCAAGAAAAAGGGACTTTATTAAGTTCGATTACCCTCGGACGACAAGCGGTTAATTTGCCAGCAAAAATAACTGATTTATTTATTAAAACTGGATTAGCTCACATTTTAGCAGCTTCTGGCTTTCATGTGGCTATTTTGTTAGGATTTGTTTTAACTATTACTCGCAATTTATCCCCCAAAAAACAGTTTATTATTGCCCTTACTATCTTAATAATTTACGGCACTTTAACCGGGTTACAACCTTCAGTCCTGCGAGCGATTTTGATGGGAATTGGGGCATTAATCGGTCTGCTTTATAATCGACAAGTTAATAGTTTAGGATCCCTGTTACTAGCGGCTACAATTCTATTATTATGGCAACCTCTCTGGATTTGGGATTTAGGATTTCAGTTAAGTTTTTTAGCAACTTTGGGATTAATTATTACCGTTCCTTTGCTGAAAAATAAAATTGACTATTTCCCTAATTTAATCGCTGAACCTATAGCTATTAGTCTGGCTGCTACTCTCTGGACTATGCCTTTATTAATGTTTACGTTTAACTCGATCGCTCTTTATAATATCCCCATTAATATTATCACAACTCCCCTAGTTACCCTAATTAGTTTAGGAGGAGTTTTTACTGCCTTTTTAGGCTTAATTTATCCCCCTTTGGGCAGTATCAGTGCTAGTATTCTCTATTACCCTCTAGAGTTATTACTGCAAATTACCACCTTTTTTAGTCTGCTTCCTTTTAGTACCTACTCCACAGGTAAATTATCTTTAGGAGTGATGTTAATTATTTATATTTGCCTTACCTTAATCTGCTTTAATATCTGGTTTCGTCAACGGTGGCATTTAATCGGTTTATTTATCCTCACTTTAATTTTAATACCGATTATTTATCAGCATTTAACTTTAACTCAGGTGACAGTTTTAGCCACCAAATCGCAACCGGTAATCATTATTCAAAATCGAGGAAATACTCTCTTAATTAATGGGGAGGAACCCGCAACAGCACGTTATACAGTTTTGCCCTTTTTGCGACAGGAGGGAATTAATCAAATACAAAGAGCAATAACCGTCAATAATTCGGCGCAATTCTCAACTATCAGTCAGAGCATACCGATCAAAAAAACTATTACTTTATCCCAGTTAGAAAAATTTAATCTCGGCGAAATTACTGGACAATTGATCGAGAAAAATTTATTTAAATTTCAGGTAAAAAATCAATCCTGGCTCTGGATTATCAACCCGAAAATTCCCGTTAATTTATCCCAAGAATTCAGCCCCCTAGTGTTATTATGGCAGGGAAGCAATCTAGATAAACAATGGTTAGAGTCAATTC